From a single Anomaloglossus baeobatrachus isolate aAnoBae1 chromosome 4, aAnoBae1.hap1, whole genome shotgun sequence genomic region:
- the UBLCP1 gene encoding ubiquitin-like domain-containing CTD phosphatase 1 → MAGIPDSKAMTLSLIIKWGGQEFPLSALSEEDTVMDLKHSLKSLTGVLPERQKLLGLKYKGKPADNSIKLGVLKLKPNTKIMMMGTREESLEDVLAPPPDNDDVVNDFDIEEEVVEVENREENLAKISRRVKDYKVEVLNPPREGKKLLVLDVDYTLFDHRSCAETGLELMRPYLHEFLTSAYEDYDIVIWSATSMKWIEAKMKELGVSTNANYKITFMLDSAAMITVHTPRRGLIDVKPLGVIWGKYGEFYTKKNTIMFDDIGRNFLMNPQNGLKIRPFMKAHLNRDKDKELLKLSEYLKEIGQLEDLSELNHKHWERYLSKKQGQ, encoded by the exons ATGGCCGGGATCCCCGATTCCAAGGCGATGACCTTATCATTGATCATCAAATGGGGCGGCCAGGAGTTCCCGCTGTCCGCGCTGTCGGAGGAGGACACGGTGATGGATCTGAAGCATTCCCTGAAGAGCCTCACCGGGGTCCTGCCGGAGCGCCAGAAACTGCTGGGCCTGAAGTACAAGG GTAAACCGGCCGATAACAGCATCAAGCTCGGGGTCCTGAAGTTGAAACCAAACACCAAGATCATGATGATGGGCACCCGGGAGGAGAGTCTG GAGGACGTGCTGGCTCCACCACCAGACAACGACGACGTCGTCAATGACTTTGACATCGAGGAGGAGGTCGTGGAAGTAGAAAATCG AGAAGAAAATCTGGCAAAGATTTCACGTCGTGTGAAAGACTACAAGGTAGAGGTCCTGAATCCACCGAGAGAAGGGAAAAAGCTGCTGGTGCTAGACGTAGACTACACGTTATTTG ACCATCGATCATGTGCGGAAACAGGATTGGAGCTCATGAGGCCGTACCTGCATGAATTTCTTACCTCGGCTTACGAAGACTACGATATTGTAATATGGT CGGCCACCAGCATGAAATGGATAGAagccaaaatgaag gAGTTGGGTGTCAGCACGAACGCCAATTACAAGATCACTTTCATGTTGGACAGCGCGGCCATGATCACAGTGCACACGCCCCGGCGAGGCCTCATTGAT GTGAAGCCCCTCGGGGTGATATGGGGCAAATATGGAGAGTTTTACACTAAGAAGAATACCATTATGTTTGATGATATTGGACGGAATTTTCTGATGAATCCACAGAATGGCCTAAAG ATCAGACCTTTCATGAAAGCACATTTGAATCGGGATAAAGACAAGGAACTCTTGAAGCTTTCTGAGTACCTTAAAGAAATTGGTCAACTAGAAGACCTTTCCGAGCTGAACCACAAGCACTGGGAGCG ATATCTCTCAA